In Actinoplanes octamycinicus, the genomic window GCCGTCTCGTGCACCCGCACGTTGTCCGGGCTGAGCGTGATCGGCAGCGCCGCCGCCGCCGCGAAGTGCCGGGCCACCTCGTCGCGCCCGCGCAGCCGAGTCCGCCGCGGGTCGAACGGCATCGTCACCACCGCGTCCGGCGCGTAGAGCTCACCGAGCGTGTCCCACTCGCCGCGGCCGATGCCGCCGGAGAGCCGGGCGAAGACCTCGCGGGGTGTTTCCATGGTCCACCTCCGTGCAGAATAGGAGTGCGTACTCCGTTTCGAGCATACGGAGTACTCACTCCGTTTAGGAAGGGGTTCGGGTGCCACGTGCCGACGCCCAGCGCAACCGGGCGCGCCTGCTGCAGGTCGCCGAGGAGGTCTTCGCCGAGCGTGGCCCGGCCGTCGCCACCGAGGAGATCGCCCGGGCGGCCGGGGTCGGGATCGGCACCCTGTTCCGGCACTTCCCCACCAAGGAGGCGCTGCTCCAGGAGGTCTACCTGACCCGGCTGCGCCGCCTCGCCGACGACGCCGCCGCGTCCCCGACCCTGGCCGGCTGGATCCGCCGCGCCGTCGAACAGTCCCGCGTCAAGAACGCCTTCGCCGACGCCCTCACCGAGGCCGGCCTCGACCCGCGCGGCGTGGCCGGCGACGTCCACCGCGACCTGCTCGCCGCCATCGACACCATGCTCCGCCGCGACCAGTCGGCCGGCGCCGTCCGCGCCGACCTGCGGGTCCCGGACGTCATCGCGTTGCTGGCCGGCGCCTCCCGGGCCGTCGAGGTCTCCCCGGACAGCCAGTCCCGCGTCCTGGACGTCCTCTTCACCGGCCTCAAACCCTGACCGGCGCGGGGTGCGCTGTCCCGCCCTTTCCGGTACGCCCAGGCCGCGGCCCCTGCGGACTCAGCGTCCCACCATCCGCATCAGGGCGTCGTCCACAGCGGGACCGCGCGATCCGGGTCGTGGCCCCTCGGTGCCCGGCAGCGACACCCCCTCAAACCCTGTCGCTTCGTCCGACCGCTCCCCCTGCCGCGTCCCTCACCGCCTGGCCGACCACACCGCACTCGACCGCTGTCGCACCGACTCGCCGCCCGACCGCTCCCCTGCCGCGTCCCTCACCGCCCGGCCGACCACACCGCACTCAACCCCTGTCGCACCGACTCGCCGCCCGACAACTCCCCTGCCGCGTCCCTCACCGCCCGGCCGACCACACCGCACTCAACCGCTGTCGCACCGCCTCACCGCCCGAGAAGTCCGCCGCGCCGCGCTGGCGCGTTGCGCTGGCGCGTTGCGCGCTCCCTGGCTCGAATCCGACGAGACCTCACCGCCTGCCCCTGCGGAGGCCGCTCCACCGCTTCACCCAGTCCCAACCCACCGGCTCCCTGCGACAATGCCCTTGGTCCTCGCTGCTCGGGTCCCCCCTCGGCGCCCGCACACACGCCTCCGAGCGCCACCGGCTGGCGCTCAGCGCCGACTCACCACCCCGAAAGAGGCTGGTCACCGGCCGGGAACAGGAGGACAGGCCGGACAGTTCGCGGGCGACGGTAACGGGGGCAAGCCAGCTGGCGTCCGGCGAGACTCGGCTGGCCGATTCAAGCCACCGCTGCCGACTCAGCGGGAGTTATCCACATCAGGACGTCGTCCACAGCCCAGCTCCGCGGGATGCCGCTCCCGGGTCACACTGTCTTCGGGCGGCTCCCCCTGGGAGGGCGGGGACAGGGAAGTTGCCGGGCCGCTGCATTGGCCAGAACGGCCGGGAGCGCCGTCACCACGGCCGAGGCACCCCTCACGACCAGCCGCTGGCGCGGAGCAGGAGTCCGGCATGGCGCCGTGCACCATGGCAGCGCCGGAACGGCGCGTCACCCGGCTCCGGTGGTGGCGAGACGGCGTCACCCGGGGTCCGACAGTGGACGAGGCGGCGCCACCCGGCTCCGACGGTGGACAAGACGGCGCCAACCCGCTCAGGCGGTGGACGAAACGGCGTCACCCGGGGTCCCCCGGTGGACTGGGCGGTGCCACCCGGCTCCGACGGTGGACGGAGGCGGCGCCACCCAGCTCCAACGGTGGACGAGACGACGTCACCCAGCCCGGGCGGTGCGCGAGGCGGGTCTGCTGCGGGCGTACCGGAAAGCGACCACCGCAAGCCGAAGCGGACCTCGCGCGTGCGGAAGCGGCCCGAGGCACCACGGACCGTGAGCCGGAACCGGCCCAAGACACCACGGACCGTGAGCCGGAACCAGTCCGAGGCACCACGGACCGTGAGTGGGGAGCGGCCCAGGCCGACGCGATCCCTGACGGCCAGCGGGAGAGGGCAGGCGGCGGGTGAGCCAGCGGGTCCGGGTGGCCGGGACGGGTGGAGCAGCCGTCAGTCGAGGCGGAACAAATCGCCGGCGCGGGTGGCGGTGAGGAGCCAGCGCAGGTGGGGCTGCGGGTTCCGCAGGTGGCAGGTGGCGTCGCGGGCGCCGGCCACGCTGCGCGCCGCGACCAGCATGCGCAAGCCGGCCGCGTCGCAGAAGTCGACGCGGGCCACGTCGATGTGGATGTGGCGGACCGGGACGGTGAGGCCGAGCACGTCGTAGACGCGGGTGAGATCGTAGAGCTGGGTTTGCAGCGCGGTCACCGACATCGCGTCCAGGCTGCCCCACAGTTCGATCATCAACCGGTCGCCGTGCCGGGCGCCGGCGATCCTGGTGCCCCCGAACGCGGGATCAGGGCTCATGACGGCACCTCCGGCCGGTTGCGCAGGATCGCCCATACCAGTTTGCCGCCCCGGGCCGGCATCGCGCCCCACGCCGACGCGGCCGCCGAGACGATCCGCAAGCCGAGGCCGCGGTCGGTGAGCGACGGCCCGAGCGGTCCCGGCACCGGGTCGCGGATCTG contains:
- a CDS encoding nuclear transport factor 2 family protein, with translation METPREVFARLSGGIGRGEWDTLGELYAPDAVVTMPFDPRRTRLRGRDEVARHFAAAAALPITLSPDNVRVHETADPEVIVAEYDYAGPDFRMANVQVLRIRDGLIVESRDYHDHAAIAAALRR
- a CDS encoding TetR/AcrR family transcriptional regulator gives rise to the protein MPRADAQRNRARLLQVAEEVFAERGPAVATEEIARAAGVGIGTLFRHFPTKEALLQEVYLTRLRRLADDAAASPTLAGWIRRAVEQSRVKNAFADALTEAGLDPRGVAGDVHRDLLAAIDTMLRRDQSAGAVRADLRVPDVIALLAGASRAVEVSPDSQSRVLDVLFTGLKP
- a CDS encoding STAS domain-containing protein, producing MSPDPAFGGTRIAGARHGDRLMIELWGSLDAMSVTALQTQLYDLTRVYDVLGLTVPVRHIHIDVARVDFCDAAGLRMLVAARSVAGARDATCHLRNPQPHLRWLLTATRAGDLFRLD